The Aureibacillus halotolerans nucleotide sequence CCACCTGACGTCGCACTCTATGTGAGTGCGTGGATTGAAATAATAACTACGAAAACAGCCTTAATTTAGGCATATGGTCGCACTCTATGTGAGTGCGTGGATTGAAATTTTTGTTAGCCGTTCGCCAACGGGAAACAATGTCGTCGCACTCTATGTGAGTGCGTGGATTGAAATATCGGCTCACCTCAGCGATCATGACTTGTCGGTGTCGCACTCTATGTGAGTGCGTGGATTGAAATCGTTAAATCTACAGACGATTTGGAAAGGACAAATGTCGCACTCTATGTGAGTGCGTGGATTGAAATTCATCCGGTGTTTTTTTGATTGCGTGAGATATTGGTCGCACTCTATGTGAGTGCGTGGATTGAAATGCTAGTACGACGTTTGCTAGCGCATATAGACGCAGTCGCACTCTATGTGAGTGCGTGGATTGAAATAGATGGGCAAACGCTGCGTCGATGTCGACATAATGTCGCACTCTATGTGAGTGCGTGGATTGAAATAAAATGTCGCGGCTTTTTCTCAATCGAAAACTAGGTCGCACTCTATGTGAGTGCGTGGATTGAAATGGCTATAATTAATAATAGATCGGTGTGTTTCCTGTCGCACTCTATGTGAGTGCGTGGATTGAAATACCATTATTCATCTCCTGTATTCTCGTTTTATAGTCGCACTCTATGTGAGTGCGTGGATTGAAATTCTCGATGCCGGAATTGATTGTCCTGTCGTGCAAGTCGCACTCTATGTGAGTGCGTGGATTGAAATGGTATGAGAAACTCTTATTTGCTTTTATGCGTCGTCACACTTCTTCGTGAGTACCTGGATTGAATCATCAAACAGGCAGGCAATGCAGCTGCCTGCTAATTGTTTTGAGTAAGGACTTATTATTGAACGTAGTGTCAGAAATAATAGCGTATTAAAATTAATCCCCTTCTAACGATTGAAGAGCATGTACTCGAAATGGGTTGTAAAATCATAGAACAGTGTGTTCTAAACGGAGTTCATTAAGGAGTGATACTTATGTTAGATGTTAAAAATCTCTCTAATGCTATTTTAGCTAATGAAATTTCACTTAAGAGAGCAAGTAATAGAGAATTCGCAAAATATTTAGCGATTTATCGTGAAAATATTTGGTTTAGAGATACATGGGAAAAAAGAATTGGGATTGTTGATGATTCTGATCATTATTTTTGGCTAATTCAGAGAAACAGCTGTGTAGGGGGAGTCGTTCTTGAGGAGACCTCATTTATGTCTTTGTTTACCATTCCTCCTTTTAACGATGAATATATATTGTTAGAAAAAATAGTTAAGTTTCTCATAGGTAATTCAGCAAAAAACGAGGTCATCAATGCTTATGGGATTTTGCCGTCTCAAGCTGAGCATTTATTAAAACTCGGGTTTAATCCACAAAAGTCGAGACGTTGTATGATAAGACCTACCGAGATATTCGATGATATTCAATGGGAAGATAATTTAAAAATTGTACGTCCAAACAATCAGTATATAACAGATATATCCAAGTTATTCTTCGAAAACTATGACAGTTTAGGTTTTGACGGAGTGAACACTTTAGCTGAGCAATTTGAGTCAGTAACTAGGTACTTTCGTGATAATAGTAATGAAAAATTATTGAATGATGCATCTAGTATCATCCTTGATTCGAACAATGACGTTATTGCTGCCTGTTTGATATCTTCATGGGAGGGTGTCCCACTGGTCTATGATTTGGCAGTATCTAGTGTATATCGTAGGAGTGGACTCGCAACGAAAATGTTAAAACATTCATTAAGTACTTTAAAAGAGAAATATGATTTTGTACGTCTTTTTGTGTATTCTGGAAATCCGGCAGAGTCAGTATATTATAAACTTGGATTTTTTTCAGGTACTAAAACGACTAACTTCTGTTTTTCCATGGATCGGAAAGGTGTTTTATCAAACTCCACGTGAGTAAGTAGAGTGTATCGGATCAACATCAACCAGGATTAAAGAAGTTCGGATTGAAATCTCACATTCTAGCACACACTTAATGGAGAAAGAATACCCTGGATAATTAATCAGGTGGCACTACTACCATCAATTGACTTTTTGCCAAATGATAGGTACGATAGTCTTATAATCTCGTGCACTCAACTAGGTAGAAAGGGATGGTATTTTGGAATCTATCGCCCATATTCGTGAGAGTGATCACAAAATTCAATCTGTTGAGCAACATTTACTAGATGTGAAAAATCTTGCCGAGCAATATGGTGAGAAGATAGGGATTAAGCATATAGCTGGTCTGGCAGGTCTTCTTCATGACTTTGGCAAATTCACTCTTGAATTTAAAGCGTACATAGAACAAGCTGTCTTTCATCCAGAGAATCCCCCACAAAAAGGCAGTGTGGATCATTCAACTGCTGGCGGTAAGTTCATATATGATCTACTGCATTCTCCATCTAGCACTCCATATGAACGAATCCTTGCTGAAGTAGTAGGGAACGCCGTTATTTCTCATCATTCTTATCTCCGTGATTTTATTGGTCCATCACTGAATTCAGCCTATTTAAAAAGGGTAACGGATTCAGAAGGCAAGTTGAAAGAATATCATTTTTCGAAAGAATGTTTTTATCGGTATGCGATGTCTGAAGGTGAGTTTGCCGAATATGTAAACAAAGCCCTAGTAGAGCTTAAATCGATATTGAATGAGTCACCAAAACAGATTTTTTTCTTATCAAAGTATATTTTTAGCGCTCTTATAGATGCGGATCGAACCAACACGAGACAATTTGAAGAAAATACTGAGAATGTGTCTTCATCATACGATCGATTGTTTGAGGACTACTACGGAAAATTAAATGCTCACATAACTACATTGCGAGAATCTGATCAAGCCGATCATCCAATTAATGTATTGCGAACGAAAATGTCCGAACAGTGTGAAGAATATGCTCGAAAACCATCGGGAATCTATAAACTCTCGATCCCGACCGGCGGCGGGAAGACATTGGCTAGTTTACGGTATGGACTAAAACATGCCTTGACTCATCAAAAGCAGCGAATCATTTATATTGTGCCGTTTACGACAATCATTGAGCAAAATGCCGGAGAAGTACGTCGG carries:
- a CDS encoding GNAT family N-acetyltransferase, whose translation is MLDVKNLSNAILANEISLKRASNREFAKYLAIYRENIWFRDTWEKRIGIVDDSDHYFWLIQRNSCVGGVVLEETSFMSLFTIPPFNDEYILLEKIVKFLIGNSAKNEVINAYGILPSQAEHLLKLGFNPQKSRRCMIRPTEIFDDIQWEDNLKIVRPNNQYITDISKLFFENYDSLGFDGVNTLAEQFESVTRYFRDNSNEKLLNDASSIILDSNNDVIAACLISSWEGVPLVYDLAVSSVYRRSGLATKMLKHSLSTLKEKYDFVRLFVYSGNPAESVYYKLGFFSGTKTTNFCFSMDRKGVLSNST